A single window of Arcobacter venerupis DNA harbors:
- a CDS encoding Mrp/NBP35 family ATP-binding protein: MANVENIKKELENIKYPGFAKSIVEFGFVKDIQVNGTDCLVALDITSTAPEVEAQLRKEITAALSAIGMNATLNFNKPQEQKQSSNSVSGKNIAPQIKKVVMVSSGKGGVGKSTTTVNLAVAAAMQGKRVGILDADIYGPNIPRMMGLQGKEVEIVGDKAKPLNAYGVDVMSMGMLMEEGQALIWRGAMIMKAIQQLLRDILWEELDILFIDMPPGTGDAQLTLAQSVPVSAGINVTTPQHVALDDSRRSLDMFKKLHIPVAGIVENMSGFVCPSCNVESDIFGMGTCEELAVQYNTQVLANLPIEPAIREGGDSGKPVVYFNPESVSAKRYMIAADKLIQFLANIDDDINNSAIQPIMPAGVSACSTEGQKIKAEHEAAAQKAKSGESCGTGCGCH; this comes from the coding sequence ATGGCAAATGTAGAAAATATTAAAAAAGAATTAGAAAATATTAAATATCCAGGTTTTGCAAAATCAATAGTAGAGTTTGGATTTGTAAAAGATATTCAAGTAAATGGAACAGACTGTTTAGTTGCACTTGATATTACATCAACAGCACCTGAAGTTGAAGCTCAATTAAGAAAAGAGATTACAGCTGCATTAAGTGCAATTGGAATGAATGCAACATTGAATTTTAATAAACCTCAAGAGCAAAAACAATCAAGCAATAGTGTAAGTGGTAAAAATATTGCACCACAAATTAAAAAAGTTGTAATGGTAAGTTCAGGAAAAGGTGGAGTTGGAAAATCAACAACAACAGTAAACTTAGCAGTTGCAGCTGCAATGCAAGGTAAAAGAGTTGGTATCCTTGATGCTGATATTTATGGACCAAATATTCCTCGTATGATGGGTTTACAAGGTAAAGAAGTAGAAATTGTTGGAGATAAAGCAAAACCTTTAAATGCTTATGGTGTTGATGTTATGTCAATGGGTATGTTAATGGAAGAAGGTCAAGCTCTTATTTGGAGAGGTGCTATGATTATGAAAGCAATCCAACAACTTTTAAGAGATATTTTATGGGAAGAGTTAGATATTTTATTTATTGATATGCCTCCAGGAACTGGTGATGCACAATTAACATTAGCTCAAAGTGTACCTGTAAGTGCTGGAATTAATGTAACAACTCCTCAACATGTTGCACTTGATGATTCAAGAAGATCTTTAGATATGTTCAAAAAACTTCATATTCCAGTTGCTGGAATTGTTGAAAATATGAGTGGATTTGTTTGCCCATCATGTAATGTAGAATCTGATATTTTTGGAATGGGAACTTGTGAAGAACTTGCAGTTCAATACAATACTCAAGTATTAGCAAATTTACCAATTGAACCAGCTATTAGAGAAGGTGGAGATAGTGGAAAACCTGTAGTTTATTTCAATCCTGAATCAGTTTCAGCAAAAAGATATATGATTGCAGCGGATAAATTAATTCAATTCTTAGCAAATATTGATGATGATATTAATAATTCAGCGATTCAACCAATTATGCCAGCAGGGGTTAGTGCTTGTTCAACTGAAGGTCAAAAAATAAAAGCTGAACATGAAGCAGCAGCTCAAAAAGCTAAAAGTGGTGAAAGTTGTGGAACTGGATGTGGTTGCCACTAA
- the hisIE gene encoding bifunctional phosphoribosyl-AMP cyclohydrolase/phosphoribosyl-ATP diphosphatase HisIE, which produces MEILNKIDWEKMEGLIPVITQDCKTNEVLMLAYMNKEAIELTIKTNYAHYFSRSKQRIWKKGESSNHLQEIVEILIDCDNDTLLLKVNQAGVACHTGRKSCFFTNLSTNETISDVQIDTTSAYGVIDTLYHTIQEKKNDDPTKSYTAKLLQGKQNSMLKKIVEESGEFTFAIKDNDTEEIIYEAADITYHVLVALASKNISPDRVKQELARRFGISGIEEKNSRTDK; this is translated from the coding sequence ATGGAAATATTAAATAAGATTGACTGGGAAAAAATGGAAGGTTTAATCCCTGTTATTACTCAAGATTGCAAAACAAATGAAGTTTTAATGCTTGCATATATGAATAAAGAAGCTATAGAATTAACAATCAAAACTAACTATGCTCACTACTTTAGCAGAAGTAAACAAAGAATTTGGAAAAAAGGTGAAAGTTCTAATCACTTACAAGAAATTGTTGAAATTTTAATCGATTGTGATAATGATACGCTACTTCTTAAAGTAAATCAAGCAGGTGTTGCTTGTCATACAGGAAGAAAATCTTGTTTCTTTACGAATCTATCTACAAATGAAACAATAAGTGATGTTCAAATTGATACAACTTCTGCTTATGGAGTAATTGATACTTTATATCACACTATCCAAGAGAAAAAAAATGATGATCCAACAAAATCATACACAGCTAAACTTTTACAAGGTAAACAAAATTCAATGTTGAAAAAAATAGTTGAAGAATCAGGTGAATTTACTTTTGCTATAAAAGATAATGACACAGAAGAAATCATCTATGAAGCAGCTGATATTACATACCATGTCTTAGTAGCACTTGCATCGAAAAATATAAGTCCTGACAGAGTAAAACAAGAGTTAGCTAGAAGATTTGGAATCTCAGGGATTGAAGAAAAAAACTCAAGAACAGATAAATAA
- a CDS encoding prohibitin family protein, translating to MPIDNDYFKNRQQNNGGGNNNGGGNFQPPFETPEFFKNFGKKAGMLYVVIIIIAALFIFKPFVIIESGQVGIKATTGKYDETPLNPGFHLYIPVFQKVIIVDTKVRLLNYRSVEEMSGFDAGIKINPAISVLDSRGLPVSIELTVQYRLTASGAPATIATWGLSWEDKIVNPVVRNVVRNVIGGFNAEELPMKRNEIASSLDMLIKTQVTELAEASVTVESVQLREIVLPEKIKEQIERVQIANQESERVRYEVLRAKQEAEKRAAQATGEAEAKRIEAQGRADAVTIEAKAQSVANKTIAESLTPSLLQMQQIEIQGRFNDALRENKDAKIFLTPGGSTPNIWVDTKDKSRDTIINK from the coding sequence ATGCCTATAGATAACGACTATTTTAAGAACAGACAACAGAACAACGGTGGTGGAAATAATAACGGTGGTGGAAATTTCCAACCTCCTTTTGAAACACCTGAATTTTTTAAAAACTTTGGTAAAAAAGCTGGGATGCTTTATGTGGTAATTATAATTATTGCAGCACTTTTCATTTTTAAACCATTTGTGATTATTGAATCTGGACAAGTTGGTATTAAAGCAACAACTGGTAAATATGATGAAACTCCTTTAAATCCTGGTTTCCATTTATATATTCCAGTTTTCCAAAAAGTTATAATAGTTGATACAAAAGTTAGATTATTAAACTATAGAAGTGTTGAAGAGATGAGCGGATTTGATGCAGGTATTAAAATAAATCCAGCAATTAGTGTTCTTGATTCAAGAGGTTTACCTGTTTCTATTGAACTTACAGTTCAATATAGACTTACAGCTTCAGGGGCACCAGCAACAATAGCTACATGGGGATTATCATGGGAAGATAAAATCGTAAATCCTGTTGTTAGAAATGTTGTTAGAAATGTTATTGGAGGATTTAATGCAGAAGAACTTCCAATGAAAAGAAATGAGATTGCTAGTAGTCTTGACATGTTAATAAAAACACAAGTTACAGAATTAGCGGAAGCTTCAGTTACAGTTGAATCTGTTCAATTAAGAGAAATAGTACTTCCTGAAAAAATCAAAGAGCAAATTGAAAGAGTTCAAATTGCAAATCAAGAATCAGAAAGAGTAAGATACGAAGTTTTAAGAGCTAAACAAGAAGCTGAAAAAAGAGCCGCACAAGCAACTGGTGAAGCTGAAGCAAAAAGAATTGAAGCACAAGGTAGAGCAGATGCTGTAACTATCGAAGCAAAAGCACAATCTGTTGCTAATAAAACTATCGCAGAATCTTTAACTCCTAGCCTATTACAAATGCAACAAATTGAAATTCAAGGTAGATTCAATGATGCATTAAGAGAAAACAAAGATGCTAAAATTTTCTTAACTCCTGGTGGTTCAACTCCAAATATTTGGGTTGATACTAAAGATAAATCAAGAGATACTATAATAAATAAATAA